Proteins encoded within one genomic window of Oceanococcus sp. HetDA_MAG_MS8:
- a CDS encoding YceI family protein, with protein MTLRPVLTATALAASTLTLLPACSSETPSNQTAAAPAKSTEAPRLDAPTGSYRLDPTHASLHFTVKHLGLAPYMMRFTDFEAELVVADPVSDSSIELDIDPTSIRTDYPGDYKATHKKSPFDSWDQDLAMSSKFLDAGNHPELGFESTTISLSGPNELSVDGELTMRGQTHPVSLKVKLTGMVEEHPFAGVPAVGFDAHGEFQRSEFGMTHLTQPEIVSDMVHVHFLGEFHQTAAAD; from the coding sequence ATGACACTGCGCCCTGTACTAACGGCCACAGCCCTGGCGGCAAGCACCTTGACCCTGCTACCAGCCTGCTCCAGCGAGACCCCATCCAACCAAACCGCTGCTGCTCCAGCCAAGAGCACCGAAGCCCCACGCCTGGATGCCCCCACCGGCAGCTATCGCTTGGACCCGACGCACGCCAGCCTGCACTTCACCGTGAAGCATTTGGGTTTGGCCCCCTACATGATGCGGTTTACTGATTTTGAGGCCGAACTCGTTGTAGCCGACCCCGTCTCCGATTCCAGTATTGAACTCGATATCGACCCCACCTCCATTCGTACCGACTACCCTGGTGACTACAAAGCCACCCATAAGAAGTCGCCCTTCGACAGCTGGGATCAAGACTTGGCCATGAGCTCCAAATTCCTGGACGCTGGCAATCACCCTGAGCTTGGCTTTGAGAGCACCACCATCAGCCTCAGCGGCCCAAATGAGTTAAGTGTTGATGGCGAGCTCACCATGCGTGGCCAAACCCATCCAGTGAGCCTCAAGGTCAAACTGACGGGCATGGTGGAGGAACACCCCTTCGCCGGCGTACCCGCCGTGGGCTTTGATGCCCATGGCGAGTTTCAACGCTCAGAGTTCGGCATGACCCACCTGACCCAGCCCGAAATTGTCAGTGACATGGTGCATGTGCATTTCTTGGGCGAGTTTCACCAAACCGCTGCAGCTGACTAA
- a CDS encoding PQQ-dependent sugar dehydrogenase: protein MNTFAANIARLAGAGLIFFFAGCDSTDVSAQQSDPSPPPTTPTPVPTTAIQRRSAPDTLRLTANTATGTTVNVREAFPALVFDRPVDMAPTPSEDQIAVVEHRGRVLIFDNRADVEFHSVFLNIEDRVLFDEAERGLVGIAFDPQYASNGFVYLSYAAGPEVDPVQCDDHCSVVSRFKRDPDDVSRLDPSSEEIILLLKQPGQFHNVGQLSFGPDGYLYIGLGDGFTWFGSGFSQNRTNLFGSILRIDVAQGLPYRIPGDNPFVGAGLEQAGVVGEGQPVREEIWAYGLRNPHRFSIDEVSRTMWVGDVGQDSFEEINQVIPGANYGWPSFEGTMPLEETDFGYDSNDLVMPVIQYGRDEGRSVTAGFVYRGSRLPHLFGHFLFGDFISGNLWSFDTRSSSPQHALVTDQAGGFSMVDFEAINDEPYFVNLGQGIVQTLDVDDSCSDDTCAAIPQKLSQTGIFSSLAPLKAQPGMIPYEVNTELWSDGAVKQRWFAIPEQRTIAYSSDGAWVFPEGSVLVKHFAMDLNLTDESNALTPLETRILLKRVDGWLGFSYAWNEEHTDAELLSGPLALQLAITTAEGPTQQTYDIPSRAECISCHNGSTGFALGLKTAQLNRSYDYPAQTMNQLLALSEVALLSPAPGAPDNLAVMPAIDDPDFTLEDRARAYLDANCASCHNPDVPLRSTIDLRYEVPLAETNLINQPATLDDFGIDEAKLVAPGVPENSVLLLRMQATDDRRMPPLASHVIHTDATQLIAQWVMSLPDTAP from the coding sequence GTGAACACATTCGCTGCAAACATCGCTAGGCTGGCGGGCGCTGGGCTGATCTTTTTTTTCGCCGGCTGCGACTCTACAGATGTTTCTGCCCAGCAGTCAGACCCCAGTCCTCCACCGACGACTCCTACACCGGTACCAACGACCGCTATTCAACGCCGATCAGCGCCAGACACATTGCGGTTAACGGCCAACACGGCGACAGGTACCACTGTCAACGTAAGGGAGGCTTTTCCTGCACTGGTATTCGACCGCCCTGTGGATATGGCCCCAACGCCCTCGGAGGACCAAATTGCAGTTGTGGAGCACAGAGGAAGAGTGCTCATTTTTGATAACCGTGCGGATGTCGAATTTCACTCGGTATTCCTCAACATTGAGGACCGGGTTCTCTTTGACGAAGCTGAACGCGGCTTGGTGGGCATTGCGTTTGACCCTCAATATGCGAGCAACGGCTTCGTCTATCTGAGTTACGCGGCTGGGCCTGAGGTGGACCCCGTGCAATGCGATGACCACTGTTCGGTTGTTTCGCGCTTCAAACGCGATCCCGACGACGTTTCCAGGCTGGACCCCAGCAGCGAAGAGATCATTCTGCTGCTCAAGCAACCCGGCCAGTTCCACAATGTCGGCCAATTGAGTTTTGGTCCAGATGGCTACTTGTACATCGGCTTGGGGGACGGCTTCACCTGGTTTGGCAGTGGTTTTTCGCAGAATAGAACCAACCTCTTCGGTTCCATCCTGCGCATAGACGTCGCTCAAGGGTTGCCTTATCGCATTCCTGGGGACAACCCTTTTGTAGGGGCAGGACTAGAGCAAGCTGGCGTAGTTGGTGAGGGCCAGCCCGTACGGGAAGAAATCTGGGCTTATGGTCTGCGCAACCCTCACCGGTTCAGTATTGATGAGGTGTCCCGGACCATGTGGGTTGGAGACGTAGGCCAAGATAGCTTCGAGGAGATCAATCAGGTTATCCCCGGAGCCAACTATGGCTGGCCCAGTTTCGAGGGCACCATGCCATTGGAAGAGACTGATTTTGGTTATGACAGCAACGACCTGGTGATGCCTGTCATTCAATATGGCCGGGATGAGGGACGCTCAGTCACCGCGGGCTTCGTCTATCGCGGGAGTCGCCTACCCCATTTGTTCGGGCATTTCCTATTCGGCGACTTTATCTCCGGCAATTTATGGTCTTTCGATACGCGCAGCTCCTCGCCTCAGCATGCACTTGTTACAGATCAAGCGGGTGGTTTCAGCATGGTGGATTTCGAAGCCATCAACGATGAACCCTATTTCGTCAACTTAGGCCAAGGCATCGTTCAAACACTTGATGTTGACGACTCTTGCAGTGACGACACATGTGCGGCCATACCGCAAAAGCTGTCACAGACCGGAATATTCTCCTCACTCGCCCCGCTCAAAGCACAACCGGGAATGATTCCTTACGAGGTCAACACTGAGCTTTGGTCGGACGGCGCCGTAAAGCAACGCTGGTTTGCGATTCCGGAGCAACGGACCATCGCCTACTCCAGTGACGGTGCCTGGGTGTTCCCTGAAGGATCGGTTCTAGTGAAACATTTCGCCATGGACCTGAATCTCACCGACGAATCCAATGCTTTAACCCCACTTGAAACACGTATTCTTCTCAAACGAGTCGATGGGTGGCTTGGCTTCAGCTACGCCTGGAATGAAGAGCATACCGACGCCGAGCTTTTATCCGGGCCTCTAGCTTTGCAGCTGGCCATCACGACGGCTGAGGGGCCGACCCAGCAGACCTATGACATTCCCTCTAGGGCAGAGTGCATCAGCTGCCACAACGGCTCTACTGGATTTGCCTTGGGTTTGAAGACCGCCCAGCTGAACCGCAGCTATGACTATCCAGCGCAAACCATGAATCAACTGCTAGCGCTTTCTGAAGTCGCTTTACTCAGCCCCGCACCCGGCGCACCAGACAATCTAGCTGTGATGCCAGCCATAGACGACCCAGACTTCACTCTTGAAGATCGAGCTCGTGCATATTTAGATGCAAATTGCGCAAGCTGCCATAACCCCGATGTCCCCCTACGCTCGACCATAGACCTGCGCTATGAGGTCCCACTTGCTGAGACCAATCTCATCAACCAACCCGCAACCCTGGATGACTTTGGCATCGACGAGGCCAAACTTGTGGCGCCAGGAGTACCGGAAAACAGTGTGCTTCTCCTACGCATGCAAGCTACCGACGACCGGCGGATGCCTCCCTTGGCAAGTCATGTGATCCATACTGATGCGACACAGTTGATTGCGCAGTGGGTGATGAGCCTGCCCGATACAGCCCCTTAG
- a CDS encoding acyltransferase family protein → MRLDSSKAGAAAERSPLAGRNAAIDSLRTAMMCVVMFGHPLLPYTTVPRRFQEPQAHVAFDVLGVFLYGFAMPAFFVTAGFAGAALYSKRGTATFWRNRATRIFLPLLFGYVLLTPLTRAAYEFAQVIVDTRSLGAGLEAVGDWSWLRWGKAYHLWFLASLLVFSALIQALIAGFNQASPPMRKRLALLGRKALLGPWRSAVISGWVAVCMSQAYITGTGQGTSLGMQLAVFSFFVVGWVYFAFRDQLSVLNDRWWEGLFLGLAVLPLCAWSTLHRLHSGGEWDPLMGALAGLSNAILAVTITFGLIGLFQTHMTRQGPLGRYLSEASYWIYLIHYPIVIAAGGILALSDWPALVKYIAVVALALPLILGSHALLVQRGPLAAILGGGSARSGS, encoded by the coding sequence ATGAGACTAGACTCTTCTAAGGCGGGTGCTGCTGCGGAGCGGTCGCCCTTGGCCGGGCGCAATGCCGCTATCGATAGCCTGCGCACCGCGATGATGTGCGTGGTGATGTTTGGCCATCCGCTGTTGCCCTACACCACGGTGCCGCGCCGTTTTCAGGAGCCCCAAGCGCATGTGGCTTTTGATGTCCTGGGCGTGTTTTTGTACGGCTTTGCCATGCCCGCCTTCTTTGTCACGGCGGGTTTTGCCGGAGCGGCCCTGTATTCCAAGCGCGGGACTGCGACGTTTTGGCGTAACCGCGCCACCCGGATATTTCTACCGTTGCTGTTTGGCTACGTGCTGCTCACACCGCTGACGCGGGCGGCTTATGAGTTTGCTCAGGTGATCGTCGATACCCGGAGCCTGGGGGCGGGGCTGGAAGCTGTTGGCGACTGGAGCTGGTTGCGCTGGGGCAAGGCTTATCACTTATGGTTTTTGGCCTCGTTGCTAGTGTTTTCGGCCCTAATTCAGGCGCTGATTGCCGGCTTTAACCAGGCCTCGCCGCCTATGCGAAAAAGGCTCGCATTGCTGGGGCGTAAAGCGTTACTGGGGCCATGGCGCAGCGCTGTGATCAGCGGCTGGGTGGCTGTGTGTATGTCCCAGGCTTACATTACCGGCACTGGCCAGGGAACGAGTCTAGGCATGCAGCTAGCTGTGTTTAGTTTTTTCGTTGTGGGCTGGGTGTACTTTGCCTTCCGCGACCAGCTATCGGTGTTGAATGATCGCTGGTGGGAGGGTCTTTTCCTAGGCCTGGCCGTGCTGCCCTTATGTGCCTGGTCCACCCTGCACCGTCTGCACTCTGGCGGAGAATGGGACCCGCTTATGGGCGCTCTTGCAGGTCTGAGCAATGCCATATTGGCGGTCACAATCACTTTTGGGCTGATTGGGCTGTTCCAAACTCACATGACCCGCCAGGGTCCTTTGGGGCGGTATCTGAGCGAGGCCTCCTATTGGATCTACCTCATTCACTATCCCATCGTTATTGCGGCCGGCGGCATCCTGGCGCTGAGCGACTGGCCAGCGCTGGTCAAATATATAGCTGTGGTGGCCTTGGCCCTGCCTCTCATTCTGGGTAGTCATGCCTTGTTGGTACAGCGTGGGCCATTAGCTGCGATATTGGGCGGGGGCTCTGCCAGAAGTGGCTCTTGA
- a CDS encoding M3 family metallopeptidase — MRALSLLAAAILCSGCATLTSNSSESAMAANNPLLSPSDLPYQLPDFGNLNDAHFGPALRAGMQQHQAEVAAIVSNPEAPSFDNTLVALERSGQILDRAARVFYALNAADTNDARQALEAEIGPELAAHQDAILLDSALFARVKAVYDQRAELDLDPESAWLLDRSYRDFVNAGAELNDADKQQLKALNQRLSELTTQFSQQLRADTNASAILVEDRAELAGLGEDEIAALAKAAEAAGEPGKYLISLILPTNQPSLARLDNRDLRRRIYLASIQRGNNANPHNNKDTVLEIARLRAERAELLGYPSHAAVQLVEQTAGNTQAVDGLMARIVPAAVRNAKREAAALQKQIKAEGGQFKLMPWDWSYYAEKLRAKEYAFDESQLKPYFELERVLVDGVFEMAERLYGLRFDRRDDLQGYHPDVTVYEVIDRDDSGLGLFLFDPFARPSKRGGAWMNSHVSQSHLLGTRPVVGNHLNIPKPPEGEPALLTYDEVNTLFHEFGHAVHGLLSDVTYPRFSGTLVPRDFVEFPSQVHEMWVTWPEILKNYAKHYETGEALDPALVDRLLAAQSFNEGYRSTEYLAAALLDLAWHKLSLEEAQAVTDVLAFEGQALAEAGAQMTEILPRYRSTYFAHIFAGGYSAGYYSYIWSEQLDADTVEWFKANGGLTRANGDHFRATLLSRGGSKDAMQLFHDFRGRDVRIEPLLKRRGFE, encoded by the coding sequence ATGCGTGCACTTAGCCTGCTCGCCGCAGCCATCTTGTGTAGCGGCTGCGCCACGCTCACATCCAACTCTTCTGAGTCCGCTATGGCAGCCAACAACCCCCTGTTAAGCCCAAGCGACCTGCCCTACCAACTTCCGGACTTCGGCAATCTCAACGACGCCCACTTCGGCCCCGCTTTGCGGGCTGGCATGCAGCAGCATCAAGCTGAGGTCGCAGCCATCGTCAGCAATCCCGAGGCTCCAAGCTTCGACAACACCTTGGTCGCTTTGGAGCGCAGTGGTCAGATCTTGGATCGAGCTGCGCGGGTGTTCTACGCGCTGAACGCCGCCGACACCAATGACGCACGGCAGGCGCTGGAAGCCGAAATTGGCCCCGAACTGGCCGCCCATCAGGACGCCATTTTGCTGGACAGCGCGCTGTTTGCGCGGGTGAAAGCCGTTTACGACCAGCGTGCCGAACTCGACCTAGATCCCGAATCGGCCTGGCTGCTCGACCGCAGCTACCGTGACTTCGTCAACGCGGGCGCCGAGCTCAACGATGCCGACAAACAACAGCTCAAAGCGCTGAATCAGCGCCTGAGCGAGCTCACCACGCAGTTCTCCCAACAGCTCCGGGCCGACACCAATGCTTCGGCCATTCTGGTGGAAGATCGTGCCGAACTCGCCGGGCTGGGCGAGGATGAAATCGCCGCTCTGGCCAAAGCCGCTGAAGCCGCAGGCGAGCCCGGCAAATATCTGATCAGCCTGATTCTGCCCACTAACCAGCCTAGCCTGGCCCGCCTGGATAACCGCGACCTGCGGCGGCGCATTTATCTGGCCTCTATCCAGCGCGGCAATAACGCCAATCCACACAACAACAAAGACACGGTGCTGGAGATTGCACGCCTGCGTGCCGAACGCGCTGAACTGCTGGGCTATCCCTCCCATGCCGCCGTGCAACTGGTGGAGCAAACCGCAGGCAACACCCAGGCCGTGGACGGGCTGATGGCCCGCATCGTCCCGGCCGCTGTGCGCAACGCCAAACGCGAAGCCGCGGCTCTGCAAAAGCAGATCAAGGCCGAGGGCGGCCAATTCAAGCTGATGCCCTGGGACTGGAGTTACTACGCCGAGAAGCTCCGCGCCAAGGAATACGCCTTTGATGAATCACAGCTCAAGCCCTACTTCGAGCTGGAGCGGGTCTTGGTTGATGGCGTATTCGAAATGGCCGAGCGGCTGTATGGGCTGCGCTTCGACCGCCGCGATGACTTGCAGGGCTATCACCCGGACGTCACCGTCTACGAGGTCATCGACCGGGACGACAGCGGCCTGGGCCTGTTCCTCTTCGACCCCTTCGCACGCCCCTCCAAGCGCGGTGGCGCCTGGATGAACTCCCATGTGAGTCAAAGCCACCTGCTGGGCACCCGACCCGTGGTGGGCAATCATCTCAATATTCCCAAACCTCCTGAAGGCGAGCCCGCCCTACTCACCTATGATGAGGTCAACACGCTGTTTCATGAGTTTGGTCACGCCGTGCACGGCTTACTCTCGGATGTGACCTATCCGCGCTTCTCCGGCACTTTGGTGCCGCGCGACTTCGTAGAGTTCCCGTCTCAGGTGCATGAGATGTGGGTGACCTGGCCGGAGATTCTCAAAAACTACGCCAAGCACTATGAGACCGGCGAAGCCTTGGATCCGGCTTTGGTCGATCGGCTGTTGGCCGCGCAGAGCTTTAATGAGGGCTACCGCAGTACCGAATACCTGGCTGCGGCTCTGCTCGATCTGGCCTGGCACAAGCTCTCGCTGGAAGAAGCGCAAGCCGTAACCGATGTGCTGGCCTTCGAGGGCCAGGCTCTGGCCGAGGCCGGCGCGCAAATGACGGAGATCCTGCCGCGCTATCGCAGCACTTACTTCGCCCACATCTTTGCCGGCGGCTACTCGGCCGGTTACTACTCCTATATCTGGAGTGAGCAGCTCGACGCCGACACGGTGGAGTGGTTCAAAGCCAACGGTGGCCTGACCCGCGCCAACGGCGATCACTTCCGCGCCACCCTGCTCTCGCGCGGGGGCAGCAAAGACGCCATGCAACTCTTCCATGACTTCCGCGGACGGGATGTGCGCATCGAGCCCTTGCTCAAGCGTCGCGGCTTCGAGTAA
- a CDS encoding DUF3014 domain-containing protein encodes MNNTGLALAGVATIAVILGGIAFFMQTGDDAPAETTPLVTVEPSPSPTASIQYPINTPTPAPTPSKQPQPISPSQAPRSTPTPVSLPPLDQSDAVLLQDAKPLFGSRGLPEFLIPDALIEHLVVTVENLDGNPIRMSYRPTKHVPGQPASRRTDGDEAVIYLTEANTRRYTPYVDALDRLNPAQTARLYQRYYPLFQQAYKNLGYPNGYFNDRLVAIIDHLLATPTVEYPIQVVQPKVLYEFADPALEELSWGQKTLIRTGPSHMATIKRFLKAFRREITGR; translated from the coding sequence ATGAACAACACTGGCCTCGCCCTTGCAGGCGTTGCGACGATCGCCGTCATTCTCGGCGGCATCGCATTCTTCATGCAAACCGGCGACGATGCGCCCGCCGAAACCACACCTTTGGTGACCGTTGAGCCCAGCCCTAGCCCCACGGCCAGCATTCAATATCCCATTAATACACCCACACCTGCGCCTACGCCGAGCAAGCAGCCGCAACCAATCTCGCCCAGTCAGGCTCCCCGCAGCACGCCAACACCAGTATCTCTACCACCACTGGACCAATCCGACGCTGTGCTACTGCAGGACGCCAAACCCCTGTTTGGATCCAGAGGTCTACCGGAATTTTTGATCCCGGATGCGCTGATCGAGCACCTCGTGGTTACGGTGGAAAACCTCGATGGCAATCCCATCCGCATGAGCTACCGGCCCACCAAGCATGTGCCCGGCCAACCGGCTAGCCGGCGCACCGATGGCGACGAAGCCGTGATCTACCTCACCGAGGCCAACACCCGGCGGTACACACCCTACGTGGACGCCCTAGACCGCCTGAACCCGGCCCAGACCGCGCGCCTCTATCAACGCTACTACCCATTATTTCAGCAGGCCTACAAAAATTTGGGCTACCCCAACGGGTATTTCAATGATCGCCTCGTGGCCATCATCGACCACCTTCTAGCCACGCCAACTGTGGAGTACCCCATTCAGGTTGTTCAGCCCAAAGTGCTCTACGAATTTGCCGACCCTGCCCTGGAAGAGCTGTCCTGGGGCCAAAAAACGCTCATTCGTACCGGCCCGTCCCACATGGCAACGATCAAACGTTTTCTGAAGGCTTTTCGGCGCGAGATCACAGGGCGCTAA
- a CDS encoding cytochrome b/b6 domain-containing protein — translation MTATTWRRYHSVAISLHWLIAIAILTNILAGWWMHEAIDQASTQELATSVYQWHKSLGLTVLFFSLLRLGWRLAHPPAANTVGAAWERRAAQLTHWAFYALMLGIPLSGWLYVSAQWRGDQAFSVATVLWGWVEIPHLLGLDQAAHGLREQLANASMEAHEILAQLTLVLLALHVGAALKHHFVSRDHTLRQMSPQALRAELLPPPYRRPLLGCAVVVLGLASLTLLATWQPLAAQSGVITPSALQNQWQQRTEHPLAAWTVNTENSRLSFSGEHDGDTFEGEFGRWEADIRLDPAQPEQGRILARIDTSSAQTGVGLQERTLRKGEWFNVDQYPYAYFSSSAIRSVGGEQWEVEGQLEIKQRPIPVKPLRLRLGDNELQLEVNTEIRRDDADLGMGSDPGADYVSMTIPVQLTLSATAP, via the coding sequence ATGACCGCCACCACATGGCGACGCTATCACAGCGTCGCCATTTCCCTACACTGGCTCATCGCTATCGCGATCCTGACCAACATTTTGGCCGGATGGTGGATGCACGAGGCCATTGACCAGGCCAGCACCCAAGAGCTGGCCACATCGGTTTACCAGTGGCACAAATCTCTAGGCCTCACCGTCCTCTTCTTCAGCCTGTTACGACTGGGCTGGAGACTGGCCCATCCGCCCGCAGCTAACACCGTCGGGGCAGCCTGGGAGCGACGCGCTGCCCAGCTCACACACTGGGCGTTTTATGCCTTGATGCTGGGCATTCCGCTTAGCGGTTGGCTGTATGTATCGGCCCAATGGCGTGGAGACCAGGCCTTTAGTGTGGCTACCGTCCTCTGGGGCTGGGTGGAAATCCCGCATCTACTCGGGCTCGACCAAGCTGCCCATGGTTTACGCGAACAACTGGCGAATGCCAGCATGGAAGCACACGAAATTCTGGCTCAGCTCACTTTAGTGTTGTTAGCGCTTCACGTTGGCGCTGCCCTCAAACACCACTTTGTCAGCCGTGACCACACCTTGCGCCAGATGAGCCCGCAGGCATTGCGTGCTGAGCTGCTGCCTCCACCCTACCGGCGCCCCCTGCTGGGCTGCGCTGTGGTGGTCTTGGGCTTGGCGAGTCTGACCCTGCTGGCGACCTGGCAGCCTCTGGCAGCTCAGAGCGGTGTGATCACCCCTTCGGCTTTGCAAAACCAGTGGCAACAACGCACAGAGCACCCATTAGCAGCCTGGACAGTCAACACCGAGAACAGCCGCCTCAGCTTTTCCGGCGAACATGATGGCGACACTTTTGAAGGTGAGTTTGGTCGCTGGGAGGCCGATATCCGGCTAGACCCAGCCCAGCCCGAGCAAGGTCGTATTTTGGCCCGCATCGACACCAGTTCCGCCCAAACCGGAGTGGGGCTACAAGAACGCACACTGCGCAAAGGGGAATGGTTCAACGTAGACCAATATCCCTACGCTTACTTCTCCTCCAGCGCAATCCGCTCCGTCGGTGGCGAGCAATGGGAGGTTGAGGGCCAGCTGGAGATCAAACAGCGCCCCATTCCCGTAAAACCGCTCAGACTCCGGCTAGGCGACAACGAACTGCAGTTAGAGGTGAATACTGAGATTCGTCGTGACGACGCCGACCTGGGCATGGGAAGCGACCCTGGCGCAGACTATGTGTCGATGACAATTCCAGTGCAGCTCACACTCAGCGCCACAGCACCCTGA
- a CDS encoding sterol desaturase family protein: protein MCAEAAIFYMDWMEELMDFGLSQPLLLALFGFVILPLLCMGAERLWPQYPDARRFRSGFVSDLVWYAVQSVVSRSIAPWVVFVAVLPVFIIADLPLDNYWAGFGPVAQWPFWLQVLVVFVVADFLSYWQHRLFHQPGFWPVHAVHHSSENLDWLSATRFHPFNEIGAQLVYVAPLIALGFSPTAFVVLAPFTATYAVVLHANVNLSFGPLQYCLASPVFHRWHHSQAVEAQDKNFAGFLPVWDVLFGTFYHPRGRLPQQFGVKDPVGEGFWRQLTYPWRA from the coding sequence ATGTGCGCTGAAGCGGCAATCTTCTACATGGATTGGATGGAGGAGTTGATGGATTTTGGCTTGAGTCAGCCGCTATTACTGGCCTTATTTGGCTTTGTCATCTTGCCCCTGTTGTGCATGGGCGCGGAGCGGCTGTGGCCCCAGTATCCGGACGCACGCCGGTTCCGAAGCGGTTTTGTTTCAGATCTTGTTTGGTACGCCGTCCAAAGCGTCGTCTCCCGCAGTATTGCGCCTTGGGTGGTGTTTGTTGCCGTCTTGCCGGTATTTATCATTGCTGACCTTCCTTTGGATAACTACTGGGCCGGCTTTGGTCCCGTGGCTCAGTGGCCGTTTTGGCTGCAAGTGTTGGTCGTCTTTGTCGTCGCAGACTTTCTGAGTTACTGGCAGCATCGGCTATTCCACCAGCCAGGTTTTTGGCCGGTGCATGCCGTACATCACTCCTCGGAAAATTTAGACTGGCTCAGTGCCACCCGTTTCCACCCCTTCAATGAAATCGGCGCCCAGCTGGTGTACGTGGCACCCCTGATTGCACTGGGGTTTAGCCCCACCGCGTTCGTGGTGCTCGCGCCATTTACGGCAACCTATGCCGTGGTTTTACATGCCAACGTCAATCTTAGCTTTGGTCCCTTACAGTACTGTTTGGCCAGCCCCGTGTTTCATCGTTGGCATCATTCTCAAGCCGTGGAAGCGCAAGACAAAAACTTCGCGGGTTTTCTGCCGGTGTGGGATGTGCTGTTCGGCACCTTCTACCACCCGCGGGGGCGACTGCCGCAGCAATTTGGTGTTAAAGACCCAGTGGGCGAGGGCTTCTGGCGGCAGCTGACCTACCCCTGGAGAGCTTAG